The Sporosarcina ureae genome includes a region encoding these proteins:
- a CDS encoding competence protein ComK, with the protein MANPHYLSSYIVTFHTFALLHGQHANPYYTKVVESDRTFIVEKTPLEIMRESCAHYRSNFESIINSSKLDLRNRPKPPIMLTHSNDRPLLFFPLLSPTLHKNSWVAYHAVKDAVQHEDGVTVMLKNDTQMQLDTSLATVYRQMALSHILSQRFENAQEELRSSYYMIMEPKSSDSTIS; encoded by the coding sequence ATGGCGAATCCACATTATCTATCGTCTTATATCGTTACATTCCATACTTTTGCATTACTTCATGGACAACATGCGAACCCATACTATACAAAAGTAGTGGAAAGCGACCGGACATTTATTGTCGAGAAAACACCATTAGAAATTATGAGAGAATCTTGTGCGCATTACCGTTCCAACTTTGAGTCCATTATTAACAGTTCCAAATTGGATTTGAGAAATCGCCCAAAGCCACCGATTATGCTAACCCATTCGAATGATCGGCCGTTATTATTTTTCCCTTTACTGTCCCCTACTTTACATAAAAACTCCTGGGTGGCTTATCATGCAGTAAAAGACGCTGTTCAGCACGAAGATGGTGTAACCGTTATGCTAAAAAACGATACGCAGATGCAACTAGATACGTCGTTAGCTACCGTTTATAGGCAAATGGCATTATCGCATATTTTGTCTCAACGATTTGAAAATGCTCAAGAAGAATTGCGAAGTTCATATTACATGATCATGGAGCCGAAAAGTTCTGATTCGACAATTTCCTAA
- a CDS encoding M20 family metallopeptidase, which produces MRERLFQKLEQSYDDMVEIRRYLHMNPEVSFKETKTAAYIADFYKHLGVEVRTGVGGNGVVARVKGAKPGKTVALRADFDALPIQDQKDTPYTSTVPGVMHACGHDGHTATLLQLAKAMNEMREELTGEYVFIHQHAEELAPGGAIAMIEDGCLEGVDVIFGTHLWSLFDSGVIYYASGPIMAAADRFNITIQGAGGHGASPHQTKDAIVIGSQLVMNLQQVVSRRVDPIESAVLSVGSFVAENAFNVIADQAVLGGTVRTFTHDVRNLMEQEIKRIAKGTALAHDCQITVDYFRGYPAVVNHEKETSYLKTVAESIPNLKGVEEMQPQMGGEDFAYYLEKVPGTFFFTGAMPADAYPHHHPRFDIDEKAMMAAAKTLCAAAIEYQN; this is translated from the coding sequence ATGAGAGAACGATTATTTCAGAAACTAGAACAATCCTATGACGATATGGTAGAGATTCGCCGTTACTTACATATGAATCCCGAAGTTTCGTTTAAAGAAACGAAAACCGCTGCCTATATCGCTGACTTTTATAAACATCTCGGAGTGGAAGTACGTACTGGAGTAGGCGGTAATGGTGTCGTGGCAAGAGTCAAAGGCGCAAAGCCAGGAAAAACAGTTGCTTTACGAGCAGACTTCGACGCATTACCTATCCAAGATCAAAAAGACACACCCTACACTTCCACAGTACCCGGTGTCATGCATGCATGTGGACACGATGGCCATACCGCCACGCTTCTTCAATTAGCAAAAGCTATGAACGAAATGCGCGAAGAGCTGACGGGCGAATATGTATTTATCCATCAACACGCAGAAGAATTAGCTCCAGGCGGTGCAATTGCGATGATTGAAGACGGCTGTTTAGAAGGAGTCGATGTCATTTTCGGCACGCACTTATGGTCTCTATTCGATTCAGGCGTTATCTATTACGCTTCCGGTCCCATCATGGCTGCAGCGGACCGATTCAATATTACCATTCAAGGTGCTGGCGGCCACGGTGCTTCTCCACATCAAACGAAAGATGCGATCGTAATCGGTTCACAGCTCGTAATGAACTTGCAACAAGTCGTCTCAAGACGTGTGGATCCTATTGAATCAGCTGTACTATCCGTCGGCTCTTTCGTCGCAGAAAATGCCTTCAACGTCATCGCTGACCAAGCCGTTCTAGGAGGAACTGTTCGCACATTCACCCACGACGTACGCAATCTAATGGAACAAGAAATAAAGCGTATAGCGAAAGGCACGGCCTTGGCTCATGATTGCCAAATCACTGTAGACTACTTCCGTGGATACCCAGCAGTGGTCAATCACGAAAAAGAAACGAGCTATTTGAAAACTGTCGCCGAATCTATTCCAAACCTAAAAGGTGTAGAGGAAATGCAACCTCAAATGGGTGGAGAAGACTTCGCCTACTACCTTGAAAAAGTGCCAGGTACTTTCTTCTTTACAGGCGCCATGCCAGCAGATGCCTACCCTCACCATCACCCACGCTTTGACATAGACGAAAAAGCTATGATGGCAGCGGCTAAAACATTGTGTGCTGCGGCTATCGAGTACCAGAACTGA
- a CDS encoding antibiotic biosynthesis monooxygenase family protein: protein MNIYMTTGTLGFMEKIKDQHTDESILLMNGGGSTLLLHETNGKSVFQTPRKFEVVGSYGNLTEPGFFAMDNVAVTDEGKPIFEHQYKHLGDQLQNMPGFVAFRLLRPIGSDTYTLLTEWTDRRLYEIWYNSPGNQLSDKTVFKDAGGSTQHIFTSAPYTAHYKTPTEEV, encoded by the coding sequence ATGAATATTTATATGACGACTGGAACGCTGGGTTTTATGGAGAAGATCAAAGACCAGCACACGGATGAATCCATACTTTTGATGAATGGTGGCGGCAGTACACTGTTGCTACATGAGACGAATGGCAAGAGCGTATTTCAAACACCAAGAAAATTTGAAGTGGTGGGTTCATACGGTAACCTGACAGAACCGGGATTCTTTGCAATGGATAACGTGGCAGTGACGGATGAAGGGAAACCCATTTTTGAACATCAGTACAAGCATTTGGGCGATCAACTGCAAAACATGCCAGGTTTCGTAGCCTTCCGCTTATTGCGTCCTATCGGTTCTGATACGTATACATTGCTGACGGAATGGACGGATCGACGCTTGTATGAGATTTGGTATAACTCTCCCGGTAATCAATTATCGGATAAAACGGTTTTCAAAGATGCCGGTGGTTCGACACAACATATCTTCACAAGTGCTCCTTACACTGCACATTATAAAACACCCACTGAAGAGGTTTGA
- the hemE gene encoding uroporphyrinogen decarboxylase, with the protein MSTFNDTLLRAARGEEIEHTPVWFMRQAGRSQPEYLKIKEKYSLEEITHQPELCAYVTKLPVDQYDVDAAILYKDIVTPLVGIGVDVKIKSGVGPVISNPIRSAQDIANLGEFSAEEQVPYVLDTIKLLTQEQLNVPLIGFAGAPFTLASYMIEGGPSKSYNLTKSFMVSEPQAWFALMDKLADMTISYIQAQVNAGVKAVQIFDSWVGALNVSDYRIFIKPTMTRIFSELRKLNIPLITFGVGASHLANEWHDLPVDVVGLDWRLSIKEAGERGMTKPLQGNLDPSMLLADWSVIEERAKLIVEQGVEHGSHIFNLGHGVFPQVKPATLKRLTAFVHDYSRELRSK; encoded by the coding sequence ATGTCAACTTTTAATGATACGTTATTACGTGCTGCGAGAGGCGAGGAAATTGAACACACGCCTGTTTGGTTCATGCGTCAAGCAGGACGTTCACAGCCAGAATACCTTAAAATCAAAGAGAAATACTCCTTGGAAGAAATTACGCATCAACCTGAATTATGTGCGTATGTAACCAAGCTTCCTGTAGATCAATATGATGTAGATGCAGCTATTTTATATAAAGACATCGTGACACCACTTGTAGGGATCGGAGTAGACGTAAAGATTAAATCAGGCGTGGGTCCAGTGATCTCCAACCCGATTCGTTCTGCACAAGACATCGCAAACTTGGGTGAGTTTTCAGCAGAAGAGCAAGTTCCTTACGTTTTGGATACAATAAAACTGCTAACACAAGAACAATTGAATGTACCACTCATCGGTTTCGCAGGCGCACCGTTTACACTTGCGAGCTATATGATTGAAGGCGGTCCTTCCAAGAGTTATAACCTGACAAAGTCCTTCATGGTATCTGAGCCTCAAGCTTGGTTCGCATTGATGGATAAATTGGCTGATATGACGATTAGTTATATCCAAGCACAAGTTAACGCAGGCGTTAAAGCTGTGCAAATATTTGATTCATGGGTAGGCGCATTGAATGTATCGGATTACCGAATCTTCATTAAACCTACAATGACTCGTATTTTTTCGGAACTGCGTAAATTAAATATTCCGTTGATCACATTTGGAGTCGGCGCAAGCCACTTGGCGAATGAATGGCATGACCTACCAGTCGACGTAGTCGGACTGGATTGGCGCTTGTCTATTAAAGAAGCTGGCGAACGCGGCATGACTAAACCATTGCAAGGAAACTTGGATCCATCCATGTTATTAGCAGACTGGTCGGTCATCGAAGAACGTGCAAAGCTGATTGTTGAACAAGGTGTAGAGCACGGTAGCCACATCTTCAACTTGGGCCACGGCGTATTCCCTCAAGTAAAACCAGCAACATTGAAACGCTTAACAGCTTTCGTACATGACTATAGTAGAGAATTACGTTCAAAGTAA
- the hemH gene encoding ferrochelatase, giving the protein MTKKKMGLLVMAYGTPNSYDDLIPYYTHIRRGRPPAPEQVEDLRNRYEAIGGISPLARITDDQADALGARLNEVQDEIEFKVYVGLKHIAPFVEDAIQKMHEDGITEAASIVLAPHFSTFSVKSYNGRAKEEADKHGITLTSVESWYKQPKFIEYWANQLRQTYDAMDEAERENSCLIVSAHSLPEKILANGDPYADQLKETAEMITDAAGVKTYALGWQSEGQTPDPWLGPDVQDLTRELFETKGYTSFVYTPVGFVSDHLEVLFDNDYECKVVCDDIGAAYHRPAMPNTDPLFIDAMADAVMDQLHASK; this is encoded by the coding sequence ATGACGAAAAAGAAAATGGGTTTACTCGTTATGGCGTATGGAACACCAAACTCCTATGACGACCTAATACCGTATTACACGCATATCCGTAGAGGCCGTCCACCGGCTCCGGAACAAGTAGAAGATCTGCGCAATCGCTATGAAGCAATCGGAGGCATTTCACCACTTGCACGGATTACGGATGATCAAGCGGACGCATTAGGCGCTCGTTTGAATGAAGTACAAGATGAAATTGAATTCAAAGTATATGTCGGTCTGAAGCATATAGCGCCATTCGTAGAAGATGCTATACAAAAAATGCATGAAGATGGTATTACAGAAGCGGCATCTATTGTATTGGCACCACATTTCTCTACGTTCTCCGTTAAATCATACAACGGTCGCGCGAAAGAAGAAGCGGACAAGCACGGAATCACGCTTACTTCAGTTGAAAGCTGGTACAAGCAACCGAAATTCATCGAGTACTGGGCAAACCAATTGCGTCAAACTTATGATGCGATGGACGAGGCAGAGCGCGAGAATTCATGCTTGATCGTATCTGCGCATTCGTTACCGGAAAAGATTCTAGCTAACGGTGATCCATACGCTGATCAGTTGAAAGAAACAGCAGAAATGATTACAGATGCGGCAGGCGTCAAAACATACGCACTCGGCTGGCAAAGTGAAGGGCAAACGCCTGATCCTTGGTTAGGTCCCGATGTACAAGATCTCACACGTGAACTGTTTGAAACGAAAGGCTATACATCATTCGTTTACACACCAGTTGGTTTCGTGTCAGATCACTTGGAAGTTCTGTTCGATAACGACTACGAATGTAAAGTAGTATGTGACGATATCGGCGCTGCGTACCACAGACCAGCTATGCCGAACACCGATCCTTTATTCATTGATGCAATGGCGGATGCGGTAATGGATCAATTGCACGCAAGTAAATGA
- the hemY gene encoding protoporphyrinogen oxidase, with protein sequence MSERKKVVIIGGGITGLAAAYYMQKDAREQGLPIDIVMIEASTQLGGKIQTVRRDGYVIERGPDSFLIRKKSVDQLATDLGIEDQLVRNATGQAYILLHGQMHKIPAGAVMGVPTEIKPFVASGLFSLSGKIRAAGDFVLPRSEVTGDQSLGKFFRRRFGTEVVENLIEPLLSGVYAGDIDHMSLESTFPQFYEVEKNHRSLILGMRKTTPKQLPQKNSHSSKKMGAFHTFKNGLNSLIEALEEQLTDVDVMKGTRVTHIAKQDDRAILTLNDQQRIVADAVIMSASHIVASRLFEPHGLLKELGTIPMTSVATVALGYPKSAMKSDIDGTGFLVPRNSNHSITACTLVDRKWPTTTPDDKVMVRAFVGRVGEEAIVDLPDAEIEKIVRKDMKEILGLEGEPDFCIITRWKEDRPQYRVGHKEKVLRAREEVQLEFPMVELAGASYKGVGLPDCIDQGVAAKDQVLAKLFK encoded by the coding sequence ATGAGTGAACGAAAAAAAGTTGTCATAATCGGCGGCGGCATCACAGGTCTTGCTGCAGCGTATTATATGCAAAAAGATGCCCGTGAACAAGGACTTCCCATAGATATCGTCATGATTGAAGCTTCAACACAACTAGGTGGAAAAATCCAAACAGTCCGTCGAGACGGCTATGTAATCGAACGCGGTCCCGACTCCTTTTTGATCCGTAAAAAAAGTGTAGACCAATTAGCGACTGACCTGGGGATAGAGGATCAGCTTGTGCGTAACGCAACAGGGCAAGCTTATATTTTGTTGCATGGTCAGATGCACAAAATCCCGGCAGGTGCTGTCATGGGTGTACCGACTGAAATCAAACCGTTCGTTGCATCCGGTTTATTCAGTTTGAGCGGTAAAATACGTGCGGCAGGTGACTTCGTATTACCACGTTCTGAAGTAACCGGGGATCAGTCGCTAGGTAAGTTTTTCCGTCGACGCTTTGGTACAGAAGTGGTGGAAAATCTAATCGAGCCACTGTTGTCGGGCGTCTATGCCGGTGATATCGATCATATGAGCTTGGAATCGACTTTCCCGCAGTTTTATGAAGTGGAAAAAAATCATCGAAGCTTAATTTTAGGAATGAGGAAGACTACTCCTAAACAGCTACCGCAAAAAAATAGTCATAGTTCGAAGAAAATGGGTGCTTTCCATACATTTAAAAATGGTCTGAATTCATTAATCGAAGCATTAGAAGAGCAGTTGACTGATGTCGATGTGATGAAAGGTACGCGTGTCACCCACATAGCGAAACAAGACGACCGTGCCATTCTGACATTGAATGATCAACAGCGAATCGTCGCAGATGCAGTGATTATGTCTGCAAGCCACATAGTAGCGAGTCGTTTATTTGAACCGCATGGTCTGTTGAAAGAGCTAGGAACGATTCCGATGACATCTGTCGCAACAGTTGCACTAGGTTACCCGAAAAGTGCGATGAAGAGCGATATCGATGGAACAGGTTTCTTAGTTCCGCGCAATAGTAACCATTCAATCACCGCCTGTACACTCGTCGACCGTAAATGGCCAACGACAACACCAGACGATAAAGTGATGGTGCGTGCATTCGTCGGGCGTGTTGGAGAAGAAGCGATTGTTGACTTACCAGATGCAGAGATTGAGAAAATCGTTCGCAAAGATATGAAAGAAATTCTCGGGCTTGAAGGTGAACCGGATTTCTGTATTATTACACGTTGGAAAGAAGACCGACCTCAATACCGTGTAGGCCATAAAGAAAAGGTTTTACGTGCGCGGGAAGAAGTACAATTGGAGTTTCCAATGGTCGAGCTAGCTGGTGCATCCTATAAGGGTGTCGGTTTGCCTGACTGTATCGATCAAGGAGTCGCCGCGAAAGATCAAGTATTGGCGAAGTTGTTTAAATAA
- the yhfH gene encoding protein YhfH encodes MVESIVEFFKNLPAKVCATCGTEIEEQHECYSNQCNHCNVK; translated from the coding sequence ATGGTAGAAAGCATCGTTGAATTTTTCAAGAACTTGCCGGCGAAGGTTTGTGCGACATGTGGAACGGAAATTGAAGAGCAGCACGAGTGTTACTCTAATCAATGCAATCATTGCAACGTAAAATAA
- a CDS encoding lipoate--protein ligase, translating to MKFIDNQGITDPRINLAIEEYVLNTMDVDKDSYLLFYINEPSIIIGKNQNTVEEINTEFVDRQGIHVVRRLSGGGAVYHDKGNLNFSFITKDDGESFRNFKKFTEPVTDALAKMGIKAELLGRNDILIDGRKISGNAQFATKDRMFSHGTLLFDTDMEGVVNSLKVRKDKIESKGIKSIRSRVANISEFLEEPISIEQFRQEILNSMFDGEENIEYRVLTDDDWTKIRELSAERYGNWEWNYGRSPKFNLQQSKRFPVGGIDVRLQVEKGSIENVNIYGDFFGVGEVQEIENRLVGVKYERKAITDALESLDVEKILGGIKLEEFVDVIY from the coding sequence ATGAAATTTATCGATAATCAAGGCATTACAGACCCGCGTATTAATCTCGCTATTGAGGAATATGTACTTAATACAATGGACGTAGACAAAGATTCGTATTTACTGTTCTATATCAATGAGCCTTCTATCATAATCGGGAAAAACCAAAACACAGTGGAAGAAATCAATACAGAGTTTGTGGATCGTCAAGGCATCCACGTAGTACGTAGACTGTCTGGTGGCGGGGCGGTGTATCATGATAAAGGAAACTTGAACTTCAGTTTCATTACGAAAGACGATGGGGAGTCGTTCCGTAATTTTAAGAAATTCACGGAGCCTGTAACAGATGCGCTGGCTAAAATGGGAATCAAAGCGGAATTGCTTGGCCGTAACGATATTTTGATTGATGGACGCAAAATCTCGGGGAATGCACAATTCGCCACAAAAGATCGCATGTTTAGCCACGGGACGTTATTGTTTGATACAGATATGGAAGGCGTCGTGAATTCACTTAAAGTGAGGAAAGACAAAATCGAATCGAAAGGAATCAAGTCGATTCGTAGTCGTGTTGCGAATATTTCCGAGTTTTTGGAAGAGCCAATCTCCATTGAACAGTTTAGACAGGAAATCTTAAATTCAATGTTCGATGGGGAAGAAAATATTGAGTATCGTGTATTGACGGATGACGATTGGACGAAGATCCGTGAATTGTCTGCGGAGCGTTATGGTAACTGGGAGTGGAATTACGGACGTTCGCCGAAGTTCAACTTACAGCAATCTAAACGTTTTCCTGTCGGTGGCATTGATGTTCGTTTGCAAGTTGAAAAAGGCAGTATAGAAAACGTCAATATATACGGTGACTTTTTCGGTGTTGGCGAAGTGCAAGAAATTGAAAATAGATTAGTAGGTGTGAAGTACGAACGAAAGGCAATTACGGACGCACTTGAGTCTCTGGACGTGGAAAAAATTCTAGGTGGTATTAAGCTGGAAGAATTTGTGGATGTAATCTATTAA
- a CDS encoding response regulator transcription factor — MKHRIFIVEDDLKIAQLLAGTLEKYQYEVAIIQDFDRVVEECIAYNPHLVLLDINLPIYDGYYWCRQLRQHTMCPIIFISARSGDMDQVFALENGGDDFITKPFHYEIVLAKIKSHLRRSFGEYSPSQSERMIVSGDLTLYIERMTLQKGQEEIPLQKKECVILELLMGESPKVVSRERLLEELWDDQSFVDENTLNVNMARVRKKLTDYDVQSWIETVRGAGYRFMPETEA; from the coding sequence GTGAAGCACCGAATATTTATTGTTGAAGATGATTTGAAGATTGCTCAATTATTAGCGGGAACGCTTGAAAAATATCAATACGAAGTCGCGATCATTCAGGACTTTGACCGAGTCGTCGAAGAATGCATTGCATATAATCCGCATTTAGTGCTGTTAGATATCAACTTGCCGATCTATGACGGTTACTATTGGTGCCGTCAACTACGTCAGCATACGATGTGTCCGATTATTTTTATCTCGGCACGTTCAGGTGATATGGATCAAGTGTTTGCGCTAGAAAATGGTGGCGATGATTTCATTACGAAGCCATTCCATTATGAAATTGTGTTGGCGAAAATTAAAAGTCATTTGCGCCGTTCATTCGGAGAATATTCACCGAGTCAGTCGGAGCGTATGATTGTGTCAGGTGATTTGACTTTATATATCGAACGAATGACGCTACAAAAAGGCCAAGAAGAAATTCCTCTTCAGAAGAAAGAATGTGTCATTTTGGAATTGCTGATGGGCGAGTCTCCGAAAGTCGTGTCACGCGAAAGATTACTCGAAGAACTGTGGGATGATCAGTCATTCGTCGACGAAAATACGCTTAACGTCAATATGGCTCGAGTGCGCAAGAAATTAACGGATTACGATGTGCAATCTTGGATTGAAACGGTGCGTGGTGCGGGATATCGCTTCATGCCGGAGACGGAAGCGTAA
- a CDS encoding sensor histidine kinase: MKAFTLFVKEHVSFMLFQIGLVSFILLLFWLDGFRSPNTAVYSVAMSILLTAGYLLAKFIRRRTYYAKIVEKPKQMEDALIRHVMTPEHKQTMEFTRELYRLYQREVQTLYDRQNRHLHFVNQWVHQMKTPISVINLLLQEEEVDKKSIEQEVGRIQNGLEIVLVNARLETFEEDMQIERLWLRQVLQEVLNDNKRLFIANGLFPVLNVDEHLTVATDRKWIKFMLNQFITNAVKYTFEKGKKIHVNAVQLQEGLCLEIVDEGIGIPASDLHRVTKAFFTGENGRLSGESTGMGLYIASEVCEKLGHQLTISSKQGEGTTIALLFTDGEAGEQPNDTTGR; the protein is encoded by the coding sequence ATGAAAGCTTTCACACTATTTGTTAAAGAGCATGTATCCTTCATGTTGTTTCAAATCGGACTCGTATCATTCATTTTACTATTGTTTTGGCTTGATGGGTTCCGCAGTCCGAACACAGCGGTCTATTCGGTCGCGATGAGTATTTTACTTACGGCGGGCTATTTACTTGCGAAATTCATTAGGCGGCGTACATATTACGCAAAAATTGTTGAAAAACCGAAGCAAATGGAAGATGCGTTGATTCGGCACGTTATGACACCTGAACATAAACAGACGATGGAATTCACACGTGAATTATATCGCCTGTATCAACGTGAAGTGCAGACGTTATATGACAGACAAAATCGTCATTTACATTTCGTGAATCAATGGGTGCACCAAATGAAAACGCCGATCTCGGTCATAAATTTATTACTGCAAGAAGAGGAAGTGGATAAGAAGAGTATTGAGCAGGAAGTGGGGCGCATCCAAAACGGATTGGAAATCGTCCTGGTCAATGCACGGCTTGAAACGTTTGAAGAAGATATGCAAATAGAACGGCTATGGCTTCGGCAAGTATTGCAAGAAGTGCTCAATGATAATAAACGCCTCTTCATTGCGAACGGTCTGTTTCCTGTACTGAACGTCGATGAACACTTAACGGTTGCGACTGATCGAAAATGGATCAAGTTCATGCTCAATCAATTTATTACGAATGCAGTGAAATATACATTTGAAAAAGGGAAGAAAATACATGTCAATGCGGTGCAACTTCAAGAAGGACTGTGTCTGGAGATTGTCGATGAAGGAATCGGAATTCCGGCATCCGATTTACATCGTGTGACGAAAGCTTTCTTCACAGGAGAAAACGGCAGATTGTCTGGTGAATCGACCGGCATGGGGTTGTATATTGCGTCTGAAGTCTGTGAGAAACTAGGCCACCAACTGACGATATCCTCGAAGCAAGGAGAAGGCACGACGATCGCATTACTATTTACAGACGGAGAGGCGGGTGAACAACCAAATGACACAACCGGTCGTTAA
- a CDS encoding ABC transporter ATP-binding protein, with protein sequence MTQPVVKMEDITKIYEGKVVHRALNQLDFDVQKGEFVAIMGPSGSGKTTLLNLLMATDIPTYGKIVIGGVEPEKLSQNEIALFRRRQIGFVFQEINLLQMLTVEENLVLPLTLDGLPIEEMKKRVKDMAQKLNLEDILERRPDELSGGQAQRTAIGRALIHQPSIVLADEPTGNLDSKSAKDVLELLEHINQHEKTSIIMVTHDPVAASYCDRVLFIKDGEFFNEIYKDERRQTFFQRILNVLSLLGGNVNDFSTVRLS encoded by the coding sequence ATGACACAACCGGTCGTTAAGATGGAAGATATAACGAAAATCTATGAAGGAAAAGTGGTACATCGTGCATTGAATCAATTGGACTTCGATGTGCAAAAAGGGGAGTTCGTTGCGATCATGGGGCCGTCGGGTAGCGGTAAGACGACGTTGCTCAATTTATTGATGGCCACGGATATTCCGACGTATGGCAAGATTGTCATTGGTGGGGTAGAACCGGAGAAGCTCAGTCAAAATGAAATTGCTTTGTTCCGCAGACGACAAATCGGGTTCGTCTTTCAGGAAATCAATTTACTGCAAATGTTGACGGTGGAAGAAAATCTTGTATTGCCGTTAACGCTTGATGGACTACCTATCGAAGAGATGAAAAAACGTGTGAAAGATATGGCGCAAAAGCTGAATCTAGAAGATATTTTGGAGCGCCGTCCGGATGAATTATCAGGTGGACAAGCACAACGTACCGCGATAGGGCGAGCGCTCATCCATCAGCCGAGCATTGTATTAGCGGATGAGCCGACAGGAAACTTGGATTCGAAGTCTGCGAAAGATGTGCTCGAATTACTCGAACATATTAACCAGCATGAAAAGACGTCGATCATTATGGTGACGCACGACCCGGTCGCGGCAAGTTACTGTGATCGCGTGCTATTCATTAAAGACGGGGAATTTTTCAATGAAATTTATAAAGACGAACGCCGGCAAACCTTTTTCCAGCGGATTTTGAATGTGTTGTCATTACTTGGAGGGAATGTGAATGACTTTTCGACAGTTCGCTTATCGTAA